In a genomic window of Curtobacterium flaccumfaciens pv. betae:
- a CDS encoding carbohydrate ABC transporter permease: MTINTERPPAAATPARTTRSSGRGAPAPRADGGRAPRRTDGWWPWLFVLPLLVGVGTFYIWPIIQTFWYSFTSWGVFGGATFTGVANYVRLVGDPQLYQSLLNTVIYTVIVLAGIPIAVWLASLLNTPGLRFAQFYRVLFFLPYVAMPAAIALVWRIMYNGDYGIVNWFLGNFGIDGPYWISTPGFALIAVSLVGLWSSLGFSMIILGAGLKDIPPELYEAAELDGASRWRQFRSVTVPLLSPSIFFVVIVTTISSFQLFDLLYAILGSTNPVIPKTMSLVFYFYSAGFIDNDKGFAAAIAMVIFLLIGIVTLVQFRVQRKWVQG; this comes from the coding sequence GTGACGATCAACACCGAGCGGCCCCCGGCCGCAGCCACCCCCGCCCGGACGACACGTTCGTCCGGGCGGGGCGCCCCCGCGCCGCGCGCCGACGGCGGCCGAGCGCCACGACGGACCGACGGCTGGTGGCCGTGGCTCTTCGTGCTCCCGTTGCTCGTCGGCGTCGGCACCTTCTACATCTGGCCGATCATCCAGACGTTCTGGTACTCGTTCACCAGCTGGGGCGTCTTCGGGGGCGCCACGTTCACCGGCGTCGCCAACTACGTCCGACTCGTCGGTGACCCGCAGCTCTACCAGTCGCTGCTCAACACGGTGATCTACACCGTGATCGTCCTCGCCGGGATCCCGATCGCGGTGTGGCTCGCCAGTCTGCTGAACACCCCGGGGCTGCGGTTCGCCCAGTTCTACCGCGTGCTCTTCTTCCTGCCGTACGTCGCCATGCCCGCGGCGATCGCCCTGGTCTGGCGCATCATGTACAACGGCGACTACGGCATCGTGAACTGGTTCCTCGGGAACTTCGGCATCGACGGCCCGTACTGGATCTCGACCCCCGGCTTCGCGCTGATCGCGGTGAGCCTGGTCGGCCTCTGGTCGTCCCTCGGGTTCTCGATGATCATCCTCGGCGCCGGGCTCAAGGACATCCCGCCGGAACTCTACGAGGCCGCGGAACTCGACGGCGCGAGCCGGTGGCGGCAGTTCCGCTCGGTCACCGTGCCGTTGCTCAGCCCGAGCATCTTCTTCGTGGTGATCGTCACGACGATCTCGAGCTTCCAGCTGTTCGACCTGCTGTACGCGATCCTCGGCAGCACCAACCCGGTGATCCCGAAGACGATGTCGCTCGTCTTCTACTTCTACAGTGCCGGATTCATCGACAACGACAAGGGCTTCGCGGCCGCGATCGCGATGGTGATCTTCCTGCTCATCGGCATCGTCACGCTCGTGCAGTTCCGCGTCCAACGGAAGTGGGTGCAGGGATGA
- a CDS encoding ABC transporter substrate-binding protein, whose translation MTAHIPTRGTGVRRVLLGAVAALGAAALLAGCSASSGASGSGGDYEAAPKDTKASLTYAVWDENQVKAIKANLKGFNEEYPDIKVSVDVTPYANYWTKLQTQGSSNTLPDLFWMNGPNFQLYAANGKLAPITGEVESGDIDASKYSSALNDLYTYDDTQYGVPKDFDTIGVWVNKSLFEQAGMDLPSKDWTWDDFQRTGAELSEKLQAKGAYGAAGGMDGQTTYYNTILQAGGSVVNADGTESEYATKASEDGLQFWTDLIDSGASPSIKQLTDTTADQWFTSGKLAMYQGGSWFRSALTGTELEKDVVAYPLPKGKEQATVIHGVSNVVSEASKDKAAAQALQVYLAGKTAQQQQGDMGAVIPAYEGTQSAFTKTMPDADLQVFLDAVDYAKPLPVSKNTAAWNTLETTLLPSAFDGSKPVDQVAEDLAQKMDAALAKEK comes from the coding sequence ATGACCGCACACATCCCCACCCGAGGAACCGGCGTGCGCCGCGTCCTCCTCGGCGCCGTCGCCGCACTCGGCGCGGCCGCACTCCTGGCCGGCTGCTCCGCGTCGTCCGGAGCGTCCGGCTCCGGCGGCGACTACGAAGCCGCGCCGAAGGACACCAAGGCGTCCCTGACCTACGCCGTCTGGGACGAGAACCAGGTCAAGGCCATCAAGGCCAACCTGAAGGGCTTCAACGAGGAGTACCCGGACATCAAGGTGAGCGTCGACGTCACGCCGTACGCCAACTACTGGACGAAGCTGCAGACCCAGGGCTCGAGCAACACCCTGCCCGACCTGTTCTGGATGAACGGCCCGAACTTCCAGCTGTACGCAGCCAACGGCAAGCTCGCGCCGATCACCGGCGAGGTCGAGTCGGGTGACATCGACGCGTCGAAGTACTCGAGCGCCCTCAACGACCTCTACACGTACGACGACACCCAGTACGGCGTGCCGAAGGACTTCGACACCATCGGCGTCTGGGTGAACAAGTCGCTGTTCGAGCAGGCCGGCATGGACCTGCCCTCCAAGGACTGGACCTGGGACGACTTCCAGCGGACCGGCGCCGAGCTGTCCGAGAAGCTGCAGGCGAAGGGCGCCTACGGCGCAGCCGGCGGCATGGACGGCCAGACGACGTACTACAACACGATCCTGCAGGCCGGGGGATCGGTCGTGAACGCGGACGGCACCGAGTCCGAGTACGCCACGAAGGCCTCCGAGGACGGCCTGCAGTTCTGGACCGACCTGATCGACTCGGGGGCATCGCCCTCGATCAAGCAGCTCACCGACACCACGGCCGACCAGTGGTTCACCTCGGGCAAGCTCGCGATGTACCAGGGCGGCAGCTGGTTCCGCTCCGCGCTGACCGGCACCGAGCTCGAGAAGGACGTCGTCGCCTACCCGCTGCCCAAGGGCAAGGAGCAGGCGACCGTCATCCACGGTGTCTCGAACGTCGTGTCCGAGGCGAGCAAGGACAAGGCAGCCGCCCAGGCGCTGCAGGTCTACCTCGCGGGCAAGACGGCCCAGCAGCAGCAGGGCGACATGGGCGCGGTCATCCCGGCGTACGAGGGCACGCAGAGTGCCTTCACGAAGACGATGCCCGATGCCGACCTGCAGGTGTTCCTCGACGCGGTGGACTACGCGAAGCCGCTGCCGGTGTCGAAGAACACGGCCGCCTGGAACACCCTCGAGACCACCCTGCTGCCGAGCGCCTTCGACGGGTCGAAGCCCGTCGACCAGGTGGCAGAGGACCTCGCACAGAAGATGGACGCCGCCCTCGCCAAGGAAAAGTAG
- a CDS encoding bifunctional 3'-5' exonuclease/DNA polymerase, which translates to MHLVLRRVDGGVLATPLTDAGTAGGEPIRLDEPGLPAFVAAHDAPGVRWVWDDTARWYPAVLAAGGRVGRCVDLRLGRRVLRAALAARGSALAARPADALDAPVAEPRVVRPTQAQLFDDALFTAAAPDDEVDPVAEFRAQLAAVAGSSAPGALRLLLTAESAGALVAAEMLHAGLPWRADVHERLLEDALGPRVPYGVRPRRLEEIAAVVRERLDDPGLNPDSPADVLKSLRRAGLMVTSTRKWELQEIEHPVIEPLLEYKRLARLLTANGWTWLDDWIRDGRFHPKYVVGGVVTGRWAADGGGAMQLPKGIRGAVIADPGWKLVVADAAQLEPRVLAAMSGDRAMAAAGDGRDLYDGVVASGAVETRQQAKVAMLGAMYGATQGEGGRLVPRLVRAFPQALDMVERAARAGERGEPVTTLLGRTPPVPEDSWFEARNQAYTVEGTPAMQRAVESRARSWGRFTRNFVVQGTAAEWALAWMGSLRSRLLARFPGAVTDGPHLVFFVHDEIVVHAPAEHAEWVAQQIREAAVDAGRLLFQDFPVTFPLSVGVVGAYSEAKD; encoded by the coding sequence GTGCACCTCGTCCTCCGCCGCGTCGACGGCGGCGTCCTCGCGACGCCCCTGACCGACGCGGGGACCGCCGGAGGTGAGCCGATCCGCCTGGACGAGCCGGGCCTCCCGGCCTTCGTCGCGGCCCACGACGCACCGGGCGTGCGCTGGGTGTGGGACGACACCGCCCGCTGGTACCCGGCCGTGCTCGCCGCTGGCGGGCGAGTCGGACGCTGCGTCGACCTGCGCCTCGGTCGTCGTGTCCTGCGGGCTGCGCTCGCTGCACGGGGATCCGCGCTCGCCGCTCGGCCGGCCGACGCCCTGGACGCCCCGGTCGCGGAACCCCGCGTGGTCCGGCCGACGCAGGCCCAGCTCTTCGACGACGCCCTGTTCACCGCCGCTGCGCCCGACGACGAGGTCGATCCAGTGGCGGAGTTCCGGGCGCAGCTCGCCGCGGTGGCGGGGTCGAGCGCTCCGGGTGCACTCCGCCTGCTGCTCACCGCGGAGTCGGCCGGTGCGCTCGTGGCGGCCGAGATGCTGCACGCCGGGCTGCCGTGGCGTGCCGACGTGCACGAGCGGCTGCTCGAGGACGCCCTCGGGCCGCGCGTGCCCTACGGGGTGCGACCGCGACGCCTCGAGGAGATCGCCGCCGTCGTGCGCGAGCGCCTCGACGACCCCGGGCTCAACCCGGACTCACCCGCCGACGTCCTGAAGTCGCTGCGCCGGGCCGGCCTGATGGTCACGAGCACGCGGAAGTGGGAGCTGCAGGAGATCGAGCACCCCGTCATCGAGCCGCTGCTCGAGTACAAGCGCCTGGCGCGACTGCTCACCGCCAACGGCTGGACCTGGCTCGACGACTGGATCCGCGACGGACGGTTCCACCCGAAGTACGTCGTCGGTGGTGTCGTCACCGGGCGCTGGGCGGCCGACGGCGGGGGAGCGATGCAGTTGCCGAAGGGCATCCGCGGCGCGGTCATCGCCGACCCCGGGTGGAAGCTCGTCGTGGCGGACGCCGCGCAGCTGGAGCCCCGGGTGCTCGCCGCGATGTCCGGCGACCGGGCGATGGCCGCGGCCGGCGACGGGCGCGACCTGTACGACGGCGTGGTGGCGTCGGGGGCGGTCGAGACCCGGCAGCAGGCCAAGGTGGCGATGCTCGGTGCGATGTACGGGGCGACCCAGGGCGAGGGCGGCCGGCTCGTGCCACGCCTGGTCCGGGCGTTCCCGCAGGCGCTCGACATGGTGGAACGGGCCGCGCGTGCGGGGGAGCGCGGCGAGCCGGTGACGACGCTGCTCGGCCGGACGCCACCGGTGCCCGAGGACTCGTGGTTCGAGGCCCGGAACCAGGCGTACACGGTCGAGGGGACCCCGGCGATGCAGCGTGCCGTCGAGTCCCGCGCCCGGAGCTGGGGCCGGTTCACCCGGAACTTCGTGGTGCAGGGGACCGCGGCCGAGTGGGCGCTCGCGTGGATGGGTTCCCTGCGGTCGCGGTTGCTCGCGCGGTTCCCCGGAGCCGTGACGGACGGGCCGCACCTGGTGTTCTTCGTGCACGACGAGATCGTGGTGCACGCCCCGGCGGAGCACGCGGAGTGGGTGGCGCAGCAGATCCGGGAGGCCGCCGTCGATGCCGGACGGCTGTTGTTCCAGGACTTCCCGGTGACGTTCCCGCTGTCGGTCGGGGTGGTCGGGGCGTACTCGGAGGCGAAGGACTGA
- a CDS encoding carbohydrate ABC transporter permease — protein MTATVTPPRTARRPGRRGGSHWWIHVVLGIGGFAMAFPFLWQIIMSLSTNAQVQSVTPVFWPGELQWQNYAQVFERLPFLSQLGTSVYVTIIRTLAQIVLCTLAGYAFARMRFRGRAALLAIVLSILLVPSQVYLISQYQIVQGLGWLDTLMGIVAPGLFSAFGTFLMRTAFLNMPPELEEAARMDGANPFQTFWRIMLPLARPSISVLAITTVLWSWNELLWPLVVSTRAEDMPLAAGLATLSSDRTIDYPVLMAASLMAMAPVLIMFVVLQRRVMDGLASSGLK, from the coding sequence ATGACCGCCACCGTCACACCGCCTCGGACCGCACGTCGGCCCGGCCGACGCGGCGGCAGCCACTGGTGGATCCACGTCGTGCTCGGCATCGGCGGGTTCGCGATGGCGTTCCCGTTCCTGTGGCAGATCATCATGTCGCTCTCCACGAACGCGCAGGTGCAGTCCGTCACGCCGGTCTTCTGGCCGGGGGAGCTGCAGTGGCAGAACTACGCGCAGGTCTTCGAACGCCTGCCGTTCCTCAGCCAGCTCGGCACGTCCGTGTACGTCACGATCATCCGCACGCTCGCGCAGATCGTCCTGTGCACGCTCGCCGGGTACGCCTTCGCCCGGATGCGGTTCCGCGGTCGGGCAGCCCTGCTCGCGATCGTGCTGTCGATCCTGCTCGTGCCCTCGCAGGTCTACCTGATCTCGCAGTACCAGATCGTGCAGGGGCTCGGCTGGCTCGACACCCTGATGGGGATCGTCGCACCCGGGCTGTTCAGCGCCTTCGGCACGTTCCTGATGCGGACCGCGTTCCTGAACATGCCGCCCGAGCTCGAGGAGGCAGCGCGGATGGACGGTGCGAACCCGTTCCAGACGTTCTGGCGGATCATGCTTCCCCTGGCCCGACCCTCGATCAGCGTGCTCGCGATCACGACCGTCTTGTGGTCGTGGAACGAGCTGCTCTGGCCGCTCGTGGTCTCCACCCGCGCCGAGGACATGCCGCTCGCCGCCGGCCTCGCGACGCTGTCGAGCGACCGCACGATCGACTACCCGGTGCTGATGGCCGCCAGCCTGATGGCGATGGCACCGGTGCTCATCATGTTCGTCGTGCTGCAGCGTCGGGTGATGGACGGGCTCGCGTCGTCCGGTCTGAAGTGA